The Geomonas ferrireducens genome includes a window with the following:
- the rfbA gene encoding glucose-1-phosphate thymidylyltransferase RfbA: protein MAQGIKKGILLAGGAGSRLYPLTMVASKQLQPVYDKPMIYYPLATLMMAGISDILIISTPQDTPRFEALLGDGSRWGIRLSYAVQPEPKGIAQAFLIGEEFIAGDPVCLILGDNIFYGKMELDKLIADFDGGAKIFGYYVQDPERYGVVEFDIDGKVLSIEEKPKVPKSSYAVPGLYLYDGSVVEVARALKPSPRGELEITDINLDYLRRGELTVQRLGRGIAWLDTGTHQSLLEASHFIGTLEARQGLKTACLEEIALRMGYLDCKGMARVIEQTPNSSYRDYLVRVYNETELCGGEGMK from the coding sequence ATGGCGCAAGGGATAAAAAAAGGGATCCTGTTGGCTGGCGGTGCCGGCAGCAGGCTCTACCCGCTCACGATGGTGGCCAGCAAGCAGTTGCAGCCGGTCTATGACAAGCCGATGATCTACTACCCGCTGGCGACCCTCATGATGGCGGGGATCTCCGACATACTGATCATCTCCACGCCGCAGGACACCCCTCGTTTCGAGGCGCTCCTCGGTGACGGGTCGCGCTGGGGCATCCGGCTGAGCTACGCGGTGCAGCCCGAACCGAAGGGGATCGCCCAGGCCTTTCTCATCGGTGAAGAATTCATCGCCGGCGACCCGGTCTGCCTGATTCTCGGCGACAACATCTTCTATGGCAAGATGGAGCTCGACAAGCTGATCGCCGACTTTGACGGCGGCGCAAAGATATTCGGCTACTACGTGCAGGACCCGGAGCGCTACGGCGTCGTCGAGTTCGATATCGACGGCAAGGTTCTCAGCATCGAGGAGAAGCCGAAAGTTCCCAAATCAAGCTACGCGGTTCCCGGTCTCTACCTCTACGACGGGAGCGTGGTCGAAGTGGCCAGGGCTCTCAAGCCTTCACCCCGCGGTGAGCTCGAGATCACCGACATAAACCTTGATTACCTGAGACGCGGCGAGCTTACCGTTCAGAGGCTCGGGCGCGGCATCGCATGGCTCGACACCGGTACCCACCAGAGTCTCCTTGAGGCCTCCCACTTCATCGGCACGCTGGAAGCCCGGCAGGGGCTCAAGACCGCCTGCCTGGAAGAGATCGCCCTGCGCATGGGCTATCTCGATTGCAAGGGTATGGCGCGGGTCATCGAACAGACGCCCAACTCGTCCTACCGTGACTACCTAGTGCGGGTGTACAACGAGACCGAGCTTTGCGGCGGGGAGGGGATGAAATGA
- a CDS encoding dTDP-4-dehydrorhamnose 3,5-epimerase family protein, which yields MSEAVVYKKGRIHDVVHKPLGKFLDERGWLTELFRSDELEPGVMPAMAYISMTLPGVARGPHEHVDQTDLFCFMGPSNFKVYLWDARPDSPSYGIKQVIYAGVDAPMMVIVPPGVVHAYRNIGLESGIVFNAPNRLYAGEGKREPVDEIRHEELVDSPFQLD from the coding sequence ATGAGTGAGGCGGTAGTTTACAAAAAGGGGCGCATCCACGACGTGGTGCACAAGCCCCTGGGCAAGTTCCTGGACGAGCGGGGTTGGCTTACCGAGCTTTTCCGCTCCGACGAACTGGAACCGGGCGTCATGCCCGCCATGGCGTACATCTCGATGACCCTGCCCGGAGTGGCGCGCGGTCCGCACGAGCATGTCGACCAGACCGACCTTTTCTGCTTCATGGGGCCTTCGAACTTCAAGGTGTACCTCTGGGACGCCCGCCCCGATTCTCCGAGCTACGGAATCAAACAGGTGATTTACGCTGGCGTGGACGCACCGATGATGGTGATCGTGCCGCCGGGCGTGGTGCATGCCTACCGTAACATCGGTCTTGAAAGCGGCATCGTCTTCAACGCCCCGAACCGGCTGTACGCGGGGGAGGGGAAACGCGAGCCGGTCGACGAAATCCGCCACGAGGAACTCGTGGACTCTCCGTTTCAGCTTGACTGA
- the mreC gene encoding rod shape-determining protein MreC yields MKNLLNRYRRFLLTALILLVAFLTYAMNLRNREHANPVERTVMSMTAPVAGSAASATGFLSDIWNNYIDLIDVRRENIELRKSVKRLNERVVANNEAIAANLRYKQLLELKESVAIPSVAVSVIGEDSSAWFKTLVVDRGAADGLAEGMPVVAAGGVVGRLVKVAPHSSRVLLLTDHASAIAAIVQRTRARGVVRGAGGGRCSMEFTVKDEDVKVGDTVVSSGIGGVFPKGLPIGEVTMVKKGEYGVFQTIEVRPLVNIGQLEEMLVLVQQRDE; encoded by the coding sequence ATGAAAAACCTTCTTAACCGCTACAGGCGATTCCTGCTGACCGCCCTGATCCTGCTGGTGGCGTTTCTCACTTACGCCATGAACCTGAGGAACAGGGAGCACGCGAACCCGGTCGAGCGTACCGTGATGAGCATGACGGCACCGGTTGCCGGCTCCGCCGCGAGCGCTACCGGTTTTCTGAGCGACATCTGGAACAACTACATCGACCTGATCGACGTGCGCCGCGAGAACATCGAGCTCAGAAAGAGCGTGAAGCGTCTCAACGAACGCGTCGTCGCCAACAACGAGGCCATTGCCGCCAACCTCAGGTACAAACAGCTGCTCGAACTCAAGGAGAGCGTGGCCATCCCGTCGGTTGCCGTGTCGGTGATCGGCGAGGACAGCTCGGCCTGGTTCAAGACGCTCGTGGTGGACCGGGGCGCTGCCGACGGGCTTGCCGAGGGGATGCCGGTGGTTGCCGCGGGCGGCGTCGTAGGTCGCCTGGTCAAGGTGGCGCCGCACTCTTCGCGCGTGCTCCTTCTCACCGACCATGCCAGTGCCATCGCCGCCATCGTGCAGCGCACCCGCGCCCGCGGCGTCGTGCGCGGCGCCGGGGGAGGGCGCTGCTCCATGGAGTTCACCGTGAAGGACGAGGACGTAAAGGTGGGGGACACCGTGGTTTCCTCAGGCATCGGCGGCGTCTTCCCGAAGGGGCTTCCCATCGGCGAGGTGACCATGGTGAAGAAGGGGGAGTACGGGGTCTTCCAGACCATCGAGGTGCGCCCCCTGGTGAATATCGGGCAGCTCGAAGAGATGCTGGTGCTCGTGCAGCAGCGCGATGAGTAG
- the mreD gene encoding rod shape-determining protein MreD — protein sequence MIAYLKIAAVVASACLLQMTLLPRYLLDPFQPNLILILVVYLGLKLPHRYSGVAVLLLGLLQDSFSGIYLGLHAFSYLCIYTLLSELADRLYTDNRVLFVLVVFIATLMSALLNLLMLLVFSVSNGLYASLLPALLPQALINALVASLVSGVRLPVEEAR from the coding sequence GTGATAGCCTATCTAAAGATAGCCGCCGTGGTTGCGTCCGCCTGTCTCCTCCAGATGACGCTGCTGCCGAGGTACCTGCTGGACCCTTTCCAGCCCAACCTGATCCTCATCCTGGTGGTGTACCTGGGGCTTAAGCTGCCGCACCGCTATTCCGGAGTCGCCGTTTTGCTCCTGGGGCTTTTGCAGGACAGCTTCAGCGGCATCTACCTCGGGCTGCATGCCTTTTCCTATCTCTGCATCTACACGCTCCTGTCTGAGCTTGCCGACCGGCTCTATACCGATAACCGCGTCCTGTTCGTGCTGGTCGTCTTCATTGCAACGCTTATGAGTGCCCTGTTGAACCTCTTGATGCTCCTTGTCTTCTCCGTCTCAAACGGCCTTTACGCCTCGTTGTTGCCGGCGCTTTTGCCGCAGGCCCTGATCAACGCCCTGGTTGCCTCCCTGGTGTCCGGGGTGAGGCTCCCCGTGGAGGAGGCGCGATGA
- the mrdA gene encoding penicillin-binding protein 2, whose protein sequence is MKNLNNIIPDDDGGGRRIIGLSIGAFAMFFLLLSRLWYLQVISAEDLIDQSESNRLRFVPVAAPRGAILDRNGKVLVSNTPSFSVAVIPQDVKNKDQLIDNLARYLNLDRKEIETKWTKGQGRAKYYPLVVASGITRDQMEFLEENRLALSGVNIEMKPIRAYANGTLASHLLGYLGEVSEDELNSERYREYNAGDYIGKSGIERAWESYLHGTDGGRQIEVDARGRFLRTVAETGSSVGNTVMLTIDLDLQKAAEQALGDQAGAAVAMDVNTGEILAFVSSPDFDPALFTGRMPPDVWKKYLEDERHPLENKALKGMYPPGSTFKVITAIAGLEEGLIDEHTTVQCTGSYKFGNATFRCWDHKGHGTVDLKKSLRESCDVYYYKLAERLGVNRIAKYAKAFGLGAPLGIGLENEKGGVIPTEEWKLKRFGKKWYAGETLPVGIGQGYVLTTPVQLASMIGTIANEGTIYRPHLVKRVVDADGKVLQDYTPQVIGKTGLKPSTYRFVKEGLFAVVNEAHGTGGMSRLWEVKVAGKTGSSQVVKLRDSKGGIPYRFRDHALFVGFAPFEKPEIAVAVIVEHGEHGGSAAAPISGRILRAYFEGKGVIKKPVPKASVKEEAGGEGVAEPDTGAKEE, encoded by the coding sequence ATGAAGAACCTGAACAACATCATACCCGATGACGACGGGGGCGGCCGCCGTATCATAGGCCTTTCCATCGGCGCCTTCGCCATGTTCTTCCTGCTCCTGTCGAGGCTTTGGTACCTGCAGGTGATCAGCGCCGAGGACCTGATCGACCAGTCGGAAAGCAACCGGCTCCGTTTCGTCCCGGTCGCGGCACCGCGAGGCGCCATCCTGGACCGAAACGGCAAGGTGCTCGTCTCCAACACCCCATCCTTCTCCGTTGCGGTCATCCCGCAGGACGTGAAGAACAAGGATCAGCTGATCGACAACCTCGCCCGCTACCTGAACCTCGACCGCAAGGAAATCGAGACCAAGTGGACCAAGGGGCAGGGGAGGGCGAAGTACTACCCGCTGGTCGTCGCCTCGGGCATCACCCGTGATCAGATGGAGTTCCTCGAGGAGAACCGGCTCGCCCTTTCCGGGGTGAACATCGAGATGAAGCCGATCCGCGCCTACGCGAACGGCACGCTCGCCTCGCACCTGCTTGGTTACCTGGGCGAGGTTTCCGAGGACGAGCTCAACTCCGAGCGTTACCGCGAGTACAACGCGGGCGACTACATCGGCAAAAGCGGCATCGAGCGGGCGTGGGAGTCCTACCTGCACGGCACCGACGGCGGGCGCCAGATCGAGGTCGATGCGCGCGGACGTTTCCTGCGCACCGTCGCCGAGACCGGGTCGAGCGTCGGCAACACGGTGATGCTCACCATCGACCTCGACCTGCAGAAGGCGGCCGAGCAGGCGCTGGGCGACCAGGCCGGCGCGGCCGTCGCCATGGACGTCAACACCGGCGAGATCCTCGCCTTCGTCTCCAGCCCCGATTTCGACCCCGCCCTCTTCACCGGCAGGATGCCTCCCGACGTCTGGAAGAAATACCTCGAGGACGAGCGGCATCCCCTGGAGAACAAGGCGCTGAAGGGGATGTATCCCCCCGGCTCCACCTTCAAGGTGATCACGGCGATTGCGGGGCTCGAGGAAGGGCTCATCGACGAGCACACCACGGTGCAATGCACCGGCTCCTACAAGTTCGGCAACGCCACCTTCCGCTGCTGGGACCACAAGGGGCACGGCACCGTCGACCTGAAGAAGTCGCTGCGCGAGTCATGCGACGTCTACTATTACAAGCTCGCCGAGCGCCTCGGCGTGAACCGGATCGCCAAGTACGCCAAGGCCTTCGGGCTCGGTGCTCCGCTCGGCATCGGCCTGGAAAACGAGAAGGGGGGCGTGATCCCGACCGAGGAGTGGAAGCTGAAACGTTTCGGCAAGAAGTGGTACGCGGGCGAGACCCTTCCGGTCGGCATCGGCCAGGGGTACGTGCTCACCACGCCGGTGCAGTTGGCCTCGATGATCGGGACAATCGCCAACGAGGGGACCATCTACCGGCCTCACCTCGTCAAGCGCGTGGTGGACGCGGACGGCAAGGTGCTGCAGGATTACACGCCGCAGGTGATCGGCAAGACGGGGCTCAAGCCCTCCACCTACCGTTTCGTGAAGGAGGGGCTCTTCGCCGTCGTCAACGAGGCGCACGGCACCGGCGGCATGTCCAGGCTCTGGGAGGTCAAGGTGGCGGGGAAGACCGGCTCGTCACAGGTCGTGAAGCTGCGCGACAGCAAGGGAGGCATCCCTTACCGGTTCCGCGATCACGCCCTGTTCGTCGGGTTTGCTCCCTTTGAAAAGCCCGAGATCGCCGTGGCCGTCATCGTGGAGCACGGCGAGCATGGCGGTTCCGCCGCCGCCCCGATTTCCGGCAGGATCCTGCGTGCCTACTTCGAGGGGAAAGGGGTCATCAAGAAGCCGGTACCCAAAGCGTCGGTGAAGGAAGAAGCCGGGGGCGAGGGAGTCGCCGAGCCCGATACCGGAGCTAAGGAAGAATGA
- the rodA gene encoding rod shape-determining protein RodA, producing MFDRRLFTNFDWTLLGLVLLITAFGVINIYSASSSYRDIGTPYYIKQLYWIFAGLLLSLTVCSLDYHMLEDFAYWLYGGVVILLLLVLVAGKTTMGATRWISFGFFNMQPSEPMKIVIIMTFARFFSRYPVFKGLTLKELVYPLLLLGVPAALIMKQPDLGTAILVSLIAGTMLLFVGVRWSALGSLFAAAVPVVVVAWQFLLHDYQKKRVYNFLNPDLDPLGSGYHIIQSKIAVGSGATLGKGFMQGTQSQLRFLPEQHTDFAFSVFAEEWGFIGCLLMLALYLFLILWGLGIAKRCNDRFGSLLAVGVTAMLFWHIVINMGMVIGLMPVVGVPLPFFSYGGTSMVTSMVGVGILLNISMRRFMF from the coding sequence ATGTTCGATAGACGACTATTCACAAACTTCGACTGGACCCTCCTGGGCTTGGTGCTTCTCATCACCGCCTTCGGGGTTATCAACATATACAGCGCCTCGTCCTCCTACCGGGACATCGGCACGCCGTACTACATAAAGCAGCTCTACTGGATCTTCGCCGGCCTTTTGCTGAGCCTCACCGTCTGCAGCCTCGACTACCACATGCTCGAGGACTTCGCCTACTGGCTCTACGGGGGTGTCGTCATCCTGCTCCTGCTCGTCCTCGTCGCCGGCAAGACCACGATGGGTGCGACCCGCTGGATCAGCTTCGGCTTTTTCAACATGCAGCCCTCCGAGCCGATGAAGATCGTCATCATCATGACCTTTGCCCGCTTCTTCAGCCGCTATCCCGTCTTCAAGGGGCTGACCCTCAAGGAGCTGGTATACCCGCTGCTGCTTCTAGGGGTTCCTGCCGCGCTGATCATGAAGCAGCCCGACCTAGGTACCGCGATCCTCGTCTCGCTCATCGCAGGTACCATGCTCCTCTTCGTAGGCGTGCGCTGGTCCGCGCTTGGCTCGCTCTTCGCCGCCGCGGTCCCCGTCGTCGTCGTCGCCTGGCAGTTCCTGCTGCACGACTACCAGAAAAAGCGCGTCTATAACTTCCTGAACCCCGATCTCGACCCGCTGGGGAGCGGCTACCACATCATCCAGAGCAAGATCGCCGTCGGCTCCGGCGCAACTCTCGGCAAGGGGTTCATGCAGGGGACCCAGTCCCAGCTCCGCTTCCTTCCGGAGCAGCACACCGACTTCGCCTTCTCCGTTTTCGCCGAGGAATGGGGTTTCATCGGATGCCTCCTCATGCTCGCCCTCTACCTGTTCCTGATCCTCTGGGGGCTCGGCATCGCCAAGAGGTGCAACGACCGTTTCGGTTCGCTGCTCGCCGTAGGCGTCACCGCGATGCTCTTCTGGCACATCGTCATCAACATGGGGATGGTGATCGGGCTCATGCCCGTGGTCGGCGTGCCGCTGCCGTTTTTCTCCTACGGCGGCACCTCCATGGTGACCTCGATGGTCGGCGTCGGAATCCTGCTCAACATCAGCATGCGCCGCTTCATGTTCTGA
- a CDS encoding tRNA-queuosine alpha-mannosyltransferase domain-containing protein: protein MHIVLVEPYCTGSHAAWAREYAAHSRHEVELLTLAGRNWKWRMHGGAVTLASRFLEGGRRPDLILATDMLDLTTFLALARPLADGCPSAIYFHENQLTYPWSPGDPDPSRQRDLHYAFINYVSALAADAVLFNSRYHMDSFLGALPDFLRRFPDAVDLDSVGEIAAKSRVLPLGLDLGRFDAHRPADAVGKKVPLLLWNHRWEFDKAPEPFFDALCQLDDEGVPFEVAVLGESFGRVPEAFEKARRRLGGRVVQWGYQESFAEYAKWLWRGDVLPVTSRQEFFGASVVQALYCGCVPLLPDRLAYPEHVPQHLSSHVLYREDETLADRLRSILKQPDDERARLDRHVSRYDWTHLAPVYDDFFEGMAAGERQVVPEVASLPG, encoded by the coding sequence ATGCACATCGTCCTCGTCGAGCCTTATTGCACCGGGTCGCACGCCGCCTGGGCCAGGGAATACGCGGCACACTCCCGCCACGAGGTGGAACTCTTAACGCTCGCCGGCCGCAACTGGAAGTGGCGCATGCACGGCGGCGCGGTGACGCTCGCCTCGCGCTTTCTCGAAGGGGGCAGGCGTCCGGACCTGATCCTCGCGACCGACATGCTCGACCTCACCACTTTCCTTGCGCTCGCCAGGCCTCTTGCCGACGGCTGCCCGAGCGCCATCTATTTCCACGAGAATCAGCTCACCTACCCATGGTCCCCCGGCGACCCCGACCCATCCCGCCAGCGCGACCTGCACTACGCCTTCATCAACTACGTAAGCGCCCTGGCGGCTGATGCGGTCCTCTTCAACTCCCGCTATCACATGGACTCCTTCCTCGGCGCGCTCCCCGACTTTCTGCGGCGCTTCCCGGATGCCGTCGATCTCGACTCGGTGGGGGAGATCGCCGCCAAGAGCCGCGTGCTGCCGCTCGGGCTCGATCTGGGCCGCTTCGATGCGCACCGCCCGGCCGATGCCGTCGGGAAGAAGGTGCCCCTTTTGCTCTGGAATCACCGCTGGGAATTCGACAAGGCCCCGGAGCCCTTCTTCGATGCGCTTTGCCAGCTGGACGACGAGGGGGTGCCTTTCGAGGTCGCGGTGCTTGGGGAGTCTTTCGGGAGAGTGCCCGAGGCGTTCGAGAAGGCGCGTCGGCGCCTCGGGGGACGCGTGGTGCAGTGGGGATACCAGGAGAGCTTCGCCGAATACGCGAAGTGGCTCTGGCGGGGTGACGTGCTGCCGGTCACCTCGCGTCAGGAGTTCTTCGGCGCGAGCGTGGTGCAGGCGCTTTACTGCGGCTGCGTTCCTTTGCTGCCGGACCGGCTTGCCTACCCCGAGCACGTACCGCAGCACTTGTCCTCTCATGTTCTGTACCGCGAGGACGAGACTCTGGCGGATCGGCTCAGGTCGATTTTAAAACAGCCGGACGATGAGCGTGCGCGGCTGGATCGGCACGTTTCGCGTTACGACTGGACGCATCTTGCTCCGGTGTACGACGACTTTTTCGAGGGGATGGCTGCGGGTGAGCGTCAAGTGGTGCCCGAGGTTGCTTCGCTCCCGGGGTGA
- the amrS gene encoding AmmeMemoRadiSam system radical SAM enzyme: MKEAMFYQKLDGGRVRCGLCRFGCLISNGQRGRCRVRENREGTLYSLVYGNLVAEHVDPIEKKPFFHLLPGSRSYSVATVGCNFRCLHCQNYTIAQPDEASVERSGSFVPPETVVKRAIATGCRSIAYTYTEPTIFFEYAYETARLAKAAGLKNVFVTNGYITAEALAAIAPFLDAANIDLKGFTESFYRDVVGASLAEVLDCILDYKRHGIWVELTTLVIPNRNDSEGELRDLARFIASEVGVETPWHVTQFYPTHRLTDQPRTPVETLRMASRIGLDAGLRYVYEGNVAGEGGESSYCPGCRLLLIKRYGYLVEKNLLSGGRCPGCGTGIEGVWN, translated from the coding sequence ATGAAAGAGGCGATGTTCTACCAAAAGCTGGACGGGGGTAGGGTGCGCTGCGGGCTGTGCCGTTTTGGATGCCTCATCAGCAACGGGCAGCGTGGGCGTTGCCGCGTCCGGGAAAACCGCGAAGGGACCCTGTACTCTCTGGTGTACGGCAACCTCGTGGCCGAGCACGTGGATCCCATCGAGAAGAAGCCGTTTTTCCACCTGCTTCCCGGGAGCCGCTCCTACTCCGTCGCCACGGTGGGATGCAATTTCCGCTGCCTGCACTGCCAGAATTACACCATCGCCCAGCCCGACGAAGCGAGCGTCGAACGCTCGGGGAGCTTTGTCCCCCCCGAGACCGTTGTCAAGCGGGCTATCGCCACCGGGTGCCGTTCCATCGCCTACACCTACACTGAACCGACCATCTTCTTCGAGTACGCCTACGAGACCGCGCGGCTTGCCAAGGCAGCAGGGTTGAAAAACGTCTTTGTCACCAACGGCTATATCACCGCCGAGGCCCTCGCCGCCATCGCCCCATTCCTCGATGCCGCCAATATAGATCTCAAGGGGTTTACCGAGTCCTTCTACCGCGATGTGGTGGGGGCTTCGCTCGCCGAGGTTCTCGATTGCATCCTGGATTACAAGAGGCACGGCATCTGGGTTGAACTTACTACCCTGGTAATACCGAACCGCAACGACTCCGAGGGGGAGCTGCGCGATCTGGCGCGATTCATCGCGTCGGAGGTCGGGGTCGAGACGCCTTGGCACGTAACCCAGTTCTATCCTACGCACCGGCTGACCGACCAGCCCCGCACCCCGGTGGAGACGCTGAGGATGGCAAGCCGGATAGGCCTTGACGCCGGCCTTCGTTACGTGTACGAAGGAAACGTTGCCGGGGAAGGTGGAGAGAGCAGCTACTGCCCCGGTTGCAGGTTGCTCCTGATAAAGAGGTACGGCTACCTGGTGGAGAAGAACCTCCTCTCAGGCGGCCGCTGTCCCGGCTGCGGCACGGGGATCGAGGGTGTATGGAATTAG
- a CDS encoding sensor histidine kinase, producing MELVRKLSRLTRLGEPGATSFVCQALLGALLIFTFWLADAVMDFLIQGNRTFLEFLLHPDPHEISDFALILFLVCCLLLYSRRSHRIETRLEDALQQALDKAERERAKLEGIVEAMGDAISIQDPDLNVIYQNRAHQELTGYSVGRPCYEAYRKRSTVCEDCHLTAAFEDGQVHRSELGPGTSATGGYVEIIGSALRTGDGTPLYGIEVVRDITARKSAEREAIELNAALTRQAQELKQTNQELESFCQAISHDLRAPLTRVYSSAQELKGYRELLDDNGRFFVDLVHDGCVQMEELLDSLMVLCRVTQVEIERGELDLVPVALEIAARLRQDYEGHPVSFQLPERLVANGDASLIRVVLENLLSNAWKYTSGMPAPAVELGTTADDSGETVFFVRDNGAGFDGTRADQLFQPFKRLHSYRDFPGTGLGLATVRRIVRRHNGRIWAEGEPGKGASFYFTLPG from the coding sequence ATGGAATTAGTGCGTAAGTTGTCCCGATTAACCCGGCTTGGTGAACCGGGTGCCACATCGTTTGTCTGCCAGGCGCTCCTTGGTGCCCTGCTTATCTTCACTTTTTGGCTTGCCGACGCGGTCATGGACTTCCTGATTCAGGGAAACCGCACCTTCCTCGAGTTCCTGTTACACCCCGATCCCCACGAGATTTCCGATTTCGCCTTGATTCTCTTTCTCGTTTGCTGTCTGCTTTTGTACTCACGCAGGTCGCACCGTATCGAGACTCGCCTTGAGGATGCCCTGCAGCAGGCGCTCGACAAGGCCGAGCGGGAGCGGGCGAAGCTTGAAGGTATCGTCGAGGCGATGGGGGATGCCATTTCCATCCAGGACCCGGACCTGAACGTCATCTACCAGAACCGCGCGCACCAGGAGTTGACAGGGTACAGCGTCGGGCGCCCTTGTTATGAGGCGTACCGTAAAAGAAGCACGGTGTGCGAGGACTGCCATCTTACGGCCGCCTTCGAGGATGGTCAGGTGCACCGCAGCGAGCTCGGACCAGGGACCTCCGCGACGGGCGGTTATGTCGAAATCATCGGTTCGGCGCTGCGTACCGGCGACGGAACGCCACTGTACGGAATCGAGGTGGTCCGCGACATCACTGCGCGGAAGAGCGCCGAGCGTGAGGCGATCGAACTGAACGCTGCCCTGACCCGGCAGGCGCAGGAGCTCAAACAGACCAACCAGGAGCTGGAATCCTTCTGCCAGGCAATCTCCCATGACCTGCGGGCGCCGCTTACCCGCGTCTACAGCTCAGCCCAGGAGCTGAAGGGGTACCGCGAGCTTCTGGACGACAACGGCCGGTTCTTCGTCGACCTTGTGCACGACGGCTGCGTCCAGATGGAGGAATTGCTCGACTCCCTCATGGTTCTTTGCCGCGTGACCCAGGTGGAGATCGAACGCGGCGAGTTGGACCTCGTCCCGGTTGCTCTTGAGATCGCGGCACGACTGCGTCAGGACTACGAGGGGCACCCGGTCTCCTTCCAGCTTCCGGAGCGACTGGTCGCCAACGGCGATGCGAGCCTCATCCGCGTGGTGCTGGAAAACCTGCTGTCGAACGCCTGGAAGTACACTTCCGGCATGCCGGCCCCTGCCGTCGAGCTCGGCACCACGGCCGACGACTCCGGGGAAACGGTCTTTTTCGTACGTGACAACGGAGCCGGTTTTGACGGCACACGCGCCGACCAACTGTTCCAGCCTTTCAAGCGGCTTCATAGCTACCGCGACTTT